The Verrucomicrobiia bacterium genome includes a window with the following:
- a CDS encoding class I SAM-dependent methyltransferase, whose translation VSNSAPQKAFIDARARERGLSNLKIETADMNFFQASGGYDRILSVEMFEHMRNYEELLEKTASWMKPDGLLFLHIFVHKDYAYPFSAENSGSWMARTFFTGGIMPSEDLLLYFQKDVRLAERWRVDGRHYQKTCEAWLRKMDEAREPVMKVFRETYGKDAAKWRAYWRIFFMACAELFGYRGGGEWFVAHYLFERQSSAVASAEPSKFSESR comes from the coding sequence GTTTCCAATTCCGCGCCGCAAAAAGCCTTCATCGATGCCCGCGCCCGCGAACGGGGCCTTTCCAATCTCAAGATCGAGACCGCGGACATGAATTTTTTCCAGGCATCTGGCGGCTACGACAGGATCCTTTCCGTGGAAATGTTCGAGCACATGCGCAATTACGAAGAGCTGCTCGAAAAAACCGCGTCGTGGATGAAGCCCGACGGCCTCCTCTTCCTGCACATCTTCGTGCACAAGGATTATGCGTATCCTTTTTCCGCGGAGAATTCCGGGAGCTGGATGGCGCGCACGTTTTTTACCGGCGGCATCATGCCTTCCGAAGACCTGCTTCTTTATTTCCAGAAGGACGTCCGCCTGGCCGAACGCTGGCGCGTGGACGGCCGGCACTACCAGAAAACCTGCGAGGCGTGGCTGCGGAAAATGGACGAGGCGCGGGAACCCGTCATGAAAGTTTTTCGCGAGACCTACGGAAAAGACGCGGCCAAGTGGCGGGCCTATTGGAGGATTTTCTTCATGGCCTGCGCGGAGCTTTTCGGTTACCGCGGCGGCGGCGAATGGTTTGTCGCGCATTATCTTTTCGAGCGCCAATCTTCGGCCGTGGCTTCGGCGGAGCCCTCGAAATTTTCGGAGTCCCGCTGA